A single region of the Vicia villosa cultivar HV-30 ecotype Madison, WI linkage group LG4, Vvil1.0, whole genome shotgun sequence genome encodes:
- the LOC131596348 gene encoding probable protein phosphatase 2C 59 isoform X2, whose translation MHFSSPLSLSQVHAADDSPVSGGGLSQNGKFSYGYASSPGKRSSMEDFYETRIDGVDGEVVGLFGVFDGHGGARAAEYVKQNLFSNLISHPKFISDTKSAIADAYTHTDSEFLKSENNQNRDAGSTASTAILVGDRLLVANVGDSRAVICRGGNAIAVSRDHKPDQTDERQRIEDAGGFVMWAGTWRVGGVLAVSRAFGDRLLKQYVVADPEIQEEKVDSSLEFLILASDGLWDVVSNEEAVAMIKPIEDAEVAAKRLMKEAYQRGSSDNITCVVVRFLTNNQGSSSRNSSG comes from the exons atgCATTTCTCTTCTCCTCTCTCCCTCAG TCAGGTTCATGCTGCTGATGATTCTCCTGTTAGTGGTGGAGGGCTCAG TCAGAATGGAAAGTTCAGCTATGGATATGCTAGCTCTCCTGGCAAGAGATCTTCAATGGAAGATTTTTATGAGACAAGAATTGACGGCGTTGATGGCGAAGTTGTTGGTCTTTTTGGAGTTTTTGATG GTCACGGCGGCGCTCGTGCTGCAGAATATGTCAAGCAAAACCTATTTAGCAATTTGATCAGCCACCCAAAATTCATTTCCGACACCAAATCTGCAATAG CTGATGCATATACGCACACCGACTCTGAATTTCTTAAATCagaaaataaccaaaacagaGATGCTGGATCTACTGCTTCTACTGCCATTCTTGTTGGTGATCGCTTGCTTGTTGCCAATGTCGGGGACTCTAGAGCTGTTATTTGCAGGGGTGGAAATG CAATTGCTGTGTCCCGAGATCACAAACCAGATCAAACCGATGAGAGGCAAAGGATAGAAGATGCAGGCGGTTTCGTTATGTGGGCTG GAACTTGGAGAGTTGGTGGTGTTCTTGCTGTTTCTCGCGCATTTGGCGATAGACTCCTTAAACAATACGTTGTTGCTGATCCTGAAATTCAG GAAGAAAAAGTtgatagctctcttgagtttcTTATACTGGCTAGTGACGGGCTATGGGATGTTGTCTCTAACGAG GAAGCTGTTGCTATGATTAAACCAATCGAGGATGCAGAGGTAGCAGCAAAGAGGCTGATGAAAGAAGCGTATCAGAGAGGTAGTTCTGACAACATTACTTGTGTCGTCGTTCGTTTCCTAACGAACAACCAAGGTTCTTCGTCTCGTAATAGCTCTGGCTAA
- the LOC131596348 gene encoding probable protein phosphatase 2C 59 isoform X1, with the protein MIIWNLFHARISSTHAILQLFLLHFFVFLVKQAVSENLEYSTCDMGYLNSVLSSSSQVHAADDSPVSGGGLSQNGKFSYGYASSPGKRSSMEDFYETRIDGVDGEVVGLFGVFDGHGGARAAEYVKQNLFSNLISHPKFISDTKSAIADAYTHTDSEFLKSENNQNRDAGSTASTAILVGDRLLVANVGDSRAVICRGGNAIAVSRDHKPDQTDERQRIEDAGGFVMWAGTWRVGGVLAVSRAFGDRLLKQYVVADPEIQEEKVDSSLEFLILASDGLWDVVSNEEAVAMIKPIEDAEVAAKRLMKEAYQRGSSDNITCVVVRFLTNNQGSSSRNSSG; encoded by the exons ATGATAATTTGGAACCTTTTTCACGCAAGAATAAGCTCTACGCACGCAATATTGCAAttgtttcttcttcattttttcgtttttttggTTAAACAAGCTGTATCTGAGAACCTTGAATATTCAACCTGTGATATGGGCTACCTCAATTCTGTTTTGTCTTCTTCAAGTCAGGTTCATGCTGCTGATGATTCTCCTGTTAGTGGTGGAGGGCTCAG TCAGAATGGAAAGTTCAGCTATGGATATGCTAGCTCTCCTGGCAAGAGATCTTCAATGGAAGATTTTTATGAGACAAGAATTGACGGCGTTGATGGCGAAGTTGTTGGTCTTTTTGGAGTTTTTGATG GTCACGGCGGCGCTCGTGCTGCAGAATATGTCAAGCAAAACCTATTTAGCAATTTGATCAGCCACCCAAAATTCATTTCCGACACCAAATCTGCAATAG CTGATGCATATACGCACACCGACTCTGAATTTCTTAAATCagaaaataaccaaaacagaGATGCTGGATCTACTGCTTCTACTGCCATTCTTGTTGGTGATCGCTTGCTTGTTGCCAATGTCGGGGACTCTAGAGCTGTTATTTGCAGGGGTGGAAATG CAATTGCTGTGTCCCGAGATCACAAACCAGATCAAACCGATGAGAGGCAAAGGATAGAAGATGCAGGCGGTTTCGTTATGTGGGCTG GAACTTGGAGAGTTGGTGGTGTTCTTGCTGTTTCTCGCGCATTTGGCGATAGACTCCTTAAACAATACGTTGTTGCTGATCCTGAAATTCAG GAAGAAAAAGTtgatagctctcttgagtttcTTATACTGGCTAGTGACGGGCTATGGGATGTTGTCTCTAACGAG GAAGCTGTTGCTATGATTAAACCAATCGAGGATGCAGAGGTAGCAGCAAAGAGGCTGATGAAAGAAGCGTATCAGAGAGGTAGTTCTGACAACATTACTTGTGTCGTCGTTCGTTTCCTAACGAACAACCAAGGTTCTTCGTCTCGTAATAGCTCTGGCTAA
- the LOC131596349 gene encoding zinc finger protein CONSTANS-LIKE 4-like: MATKLCDSCKSTKATLFCRSDSAFLCITCDSNIHAANKLASRHHRVTLCEVCEQAPAHVTCKADAAALCVSCDHDIHSANPLASRHERIPLNTFHHNSQQQFFSESDPDADVSTEEAEAASWLLQTPSNPKGPDLNSSHYSFTEIDATDLNFVSVDAKTDSPEEHSPGTADGVVPVQSHSKTVTEHYSDINNDFSTSKPFTYNYNHSVSSPSLEVGVVPDGNVMSEISYCGYGSTPAVQITAADREARVMRYREKRKNRRFEKTIRYASRKAYAETRPRIKGRFAKRSDLNMNVNLIAEDECYDGYGVVPSC, translated from the exons ATGGCTACTAAGCTCTGTGATTCCTGCAAGTCAACAAAGGCAACACTATTCTGCCGTTCTGACTCAGCTTTTCTTTGTATCACCTGTGACTCCAACATCCACGCCGCTAACAAACTCGCCTCCCGCCACCACCGTGTCACACTCTGCGAAGTCTGTGAACAAGCACCCGCTCACGTCACATGCAAAGCAGACGCCGCCGCTCTCTGCGTCTCCTGCGATCACGACATCCACTCCGCTAACCCCCTCGCCAGCCGCCACGAACGCATCCCGCTCAACACTTTCCACCACAACAGCCAGCAACAATTCTTCTCCGAATCCGATCCAGATGCTGACGTCAGCACCGAAGAAGCCGAAGCTGCTTCCTGGCTCCTCCAAACTCCCTCAAACCCTAAAGGCCCCGATCTCAACTCATCTCACTACTCATTCACCGAAATCGACGCTACCGACCTCAATTTCGTCTCCGTCGATGCTAAAACTGATTCGCCGGAGGAACATAGTCCCGGCACCGCAGACGGAGTCGTGCCGGTGCAGTCTCATAGCAAAACGGTCACCGAACACTACTCCGATATCAACAACGATTTCTCTACTTCTAAACCTTTTACTTACAACTATAATCACAGC GTATCGTCACCGTCGCTGGAGGTTGGAGTTGTACCAGACGGGAACGTGATGTCGGAGATATCATACTGCGGTTACGGAAGCACGCCGGCGGTGCAAATCACGGCGGCGGATAGAGAAGCTAGGGTTATGCGTTacagagagaagagaaagaatcgAAGGTTCGAGAAGACGATTCGTTACGCTTCGAGGAAAGCTTATGCAGAAACTAGACCTAGAATTAAAGGAAGGTTTGCGAAACGCTCTGATTTGAATATGAATGTGAATCTCATCGCCGAGGATGAGTGTTATGATGGATACGGCGTCGTTCCTTCCTGTTGA